A DNA window from Vigna angularis cultivar LongXiaoDou No.4 chromosome 1, ASM1680809v1, whole genome shotgun sequence contains the following coding sequences:
- the LOC108327510 gene encoding pentatricopeptide repeat-containing protein At1g60770 has product MSMMQRYGRNKSVVKRSKKYLEEALYVKLFKDGGSQLSVRQSLNNFIKSGKRVYKWEVGDTLKKLRDRKLYQPALKLSETMAKRNMMKTVSDHAIHLDLLAKARGIIAAENYFINLPESAKNHLCYGALLNCYCKELKTEKAEGLMEKMKELSLPLSSMPYNSLMTLYTKVGKPEKIPSMIQEMKASNITLDSYTFNVWMRALAAVNDISGVERVHDEIKRDGRVTGDWTTYSNLASIFVDAGFLDKAEVALKELEKRNAFKDLSAYQFLITLYGRTGNLYEVYRVWRSLRLAFPKTANISYLNMIQVLVNLKDLPGAEKCFREWESGCPKYDIRVANVLIEAYAKLDMLEKAKELKERARRRGAKPNAKSWEIFLDYHLQKGDFKLAVDCLDKAIAIGRGNGEKWIPSSKVMDVMMRHFEQEKDVDGAEEFLEIVNKSVDSLGVEVFESLIRTYVAAGRTSSAMQRRLKMENVEVSEDTQKLLEAISVE; this is encoded by the exons ATGTCGATGATGCAACGTTACGGACGGAACAAGAGCGTGGTGAAGCGGTCAAAAAAGTACTTGGAGGAAGCACTGTACGTGAAGCTCTTCAAAGATGGCGGTTCCCAACTCAGCGTTCGTCAGAGCCTCAACAACTTCATCaagagcggaaagcgtgtttACAAATGGGAGGTTGGCGACACTCTCAAAAAGCTTCGCGATCGGAAGCTCTATCAACCTGCTCTCAAG CTATCGGAAACCATGGCTAAGAGGAACATGATGAAGACAGTCAGTGACCATGCTATACATCTCGACCTGCTTGCCAAGGCCCGAGGAATTATCGCTgctgaaaattattttattaatctccCAGAATCGGCTAAGAATCATCTATGTTATGGAGCCCTTCTGAACTGTTACTGCAAGGAATTGAAGACTGAAAAGGCAGAAGGTCTTATGGAAAAGATGAAGGAGCTTAGCCTTCCTTTAAGTTCCATGCCTTACAACAGTCTTATGACTCTTTATACCAAAGTAGGGAAACCAGAAAAAATTCCATCCATGATACAAGAAATGAAGGCTAGCAATATAACGCTGGATTCTTACACGTTCAATGTCTGGATGAGGGCTCTTGCTGCCGTTAATGATATTTCTGGTGTTGAAAGGGTTCATGATGAGATCAAGAGGGATGGTCGAGTCACTGGAGACTGGACAACATATAGCAACTTAGCATCTATTTTTGTTGATGCTGGCTTTTTAGATAAGGCGGAAGTGGCGCTTAAGGAGTTGGAGAAGAGAAACGCTTTCAAAGATCTTTCTGCTTACCAGTTTCTAATTACGTTGTATGGGCGAACTGGTAACTTATATGAGGTTTATCGGGTCTGGCGATCACTTAGGCTGGCATTTCCTAAAACTGCAAACATAAGCTATTTGAATATGATTCAGGTGTTGGTTAACTTGAAAGATCTCCCTGGAGCAGAAAAATGTTTCCGGGAGTGGGAATCTGGCTGTCCTAAGTATGATATTCGAGTTGCAAATGTTCTGATTGAAGCATATGCAAAATTGGATATGCTGGAGAAGGCTAAAGAGCTCAAGGAGCGCGCTCGGAGGAGGGGTGCCAAGCCTAATGCAAAATCCTGGGAAATCTTTTTGGATTACCATTTGCAGAAGGGTGACTTTAAGTTGGCAGTGGATTGTCTAGACAAAGCAATAGCAATTGGTAGAGGAAATGGTGAGAAGTGGATTCCATCGTCAAAGGTCATGGATGTCATGATGAGGCATTTTGAACAAGAAAAGGATGTTGACGGTGCAGAAGAATTTCTAGAGATTGTGAACAAATCTGTGGATTCTCTAGGGGTGGAGGTGTTTGAATCCTTGATCAGAACTTATGTAGCTGCTGGTAGGACCAGTTCGGCCATGCAACGGAGGTTGAAGATGGAGAATGTGGAGGTGAGTGAAGACACCCAGAAATTGCTTGAGGCAATATCTGTGGAGTGA